The Euphorbia lathyris chromosome 2, ddEupLath1.1, whole genome shotgun sequence genome includes a window with the following:
- the LOC136217671 gene encoding ATP synthase subunit alpha, mitochondrial, giving the protein MEFSTRNRASELTTLLERRITNYYTNLKVDEIGRVVSVGDGIARVYGLNEIQAGEMVEFASGVKGIALNLENENVGIVVFGSDTAIKEGDLVKRTGSIVDVPAGKAMLGRVVDGLGVPIDGRGALSDHERRRVEVKAPGIIERKSVHEPMQTGLKAVDSLVPIGRGQRELIIGDRQTGKTAIAIDTILNQKQMNSRATSESETLYCVYVAIGQKRSTVAQLVQILSEANALEYSILVAATASDPAPLQFLAPYSGCAMGEYFRDNGMHALIIYDDLSKQAVAYRQMSLLLRRPPGREAFPGDVFYLHSRLLERAAKRSDQTGAGSLTALPVIETQAGDVSAYIPTNVISITDGQICLETELFYRGIRPAINVGLSVSRVGSAAQLKAMKQVCGSLKLELAQYREVAAFAQFGSDLDAATQALLNRGARLTEVLKQPQYVPLPIEKQILVIYAAVNGFCDRMPLEKIAQYERTILSTIKPELLQALKGGLTKERKEELNAFLKEQTQNLI; this is encoded by the coding sequence atggaATTCTCTACCAGAAACAGAGCTTCGGAACTAACAACTCTACTAGAACGTCGAATTACTAACTATTACACAAATTTGAAAGTGGATGAGATCGGTCGAGTGGTATCAGTTGGAGATGGAATTGCACGTGTTTATGGATTAAATGAGATACAAGCTGGGGAAATGGTTGAATTTGCAAGCGGTGTGAAAGGAATTGCCTTGAATCTTGAGAATGAGAATGTAGGAATTGTTGTCTTTGGTAGTGATACCGCTATTAAAGAAGGAGATCTTGTAAAGCGCACGGGATCTATCGTAGATGTTCCCGCGGGAAAGGCTATGCTAGGCCGTGTGGTCGACGGGTTGGGAGTACCAATTGATGGAAGAGGGGCTCTAAGCGATCACGAGCGAAGACGTGTCGAAGTGAAAGCTCCTGGGATTATTGAGCGTAAATCAGTGCACGAGCCTATGCAAACTGGGTTAAAAGCGGTAGATAGCTTGGTTCCTATAGGCCGTGGTCAACGAGAACTTATAATCGGGGACCGACAAACTGGAAAAACAGCTATTGCTATCGATACCATATTAAACCAAAAGCAAATGAACTCAAGGGCCACCTCTGAGAGTGAGACATTGTATTGTGTCTATGTAGCGATTGGACAGAAACGCTCAACTGTGGCACAATTAGTTCAAATTCTTTCAGAGGCGAATGCTTTAGAATATTCCATTCTTGTAGCAGCCACCGCCTCGGATCCTGCTCCTCTGCAATTTCTGGCCCCATATTCAGGGTGTGCCATGGGAGAATATTTCCGCGATAATGGAATGCACGCATTAATCATCTATGATGATCTTAGTAAACAGGCCGTAGCATATCGACAAATGTCATTATTATTACGCCGACCACCAGGCCGTGAGGCTTTCCCAGGCGATGTTTTCTATTTACACTCACGTCTCTTAGAAAGAGCCGCTAAACGATCGGACCAGACAGGTGCAGGTAGCTTGACCGCCTTACCCGTCATTGAAACACAAGCTGGAGACGTATCGGCCTATATTCCTACCAATGTGATCTCCATTACTGATGGGCAAATCTGTTTGGAAACAGAGCTCTTTTATCGCGGAATTAGACCTGCTATTAACGTCGGCTTATCTGTAAGTCGCGTCGGGTCTGCCGCTCAGTTGAAAGCTATGAAACAAGTCTGCGGGAGTTTAAAACTTGAATTGGCACAATATCGCGAAGTCGCCGCCTTTGCTCAATTTGGCTCAGACCTTGATGCTGCGACTCAGGCATTACTCAATAGAGGCGCAAGACTGACAGAAGTACTGAAACAACCACAATATGTACCCCTTCCAATTGAAAAACAAATTCTAGTCATTTATGCAGCTGTCAATGGATTCTGTGATCGAATGCCACTAGAAAAAATTGCTCAATATGAAAGAACCATTCTAAGTACTATAAAACCTGAGCTACTACAAGCATTAAAGGGTGGATTaacgaaagaaagaaaagaagaactaaATGCTTTCCTAAaagaacaaactcaaaacctAATATGA